The DNA sequence CTCGCGCAGAGAGCGGCACACCTGCTGCGCGATGGAGATGGCGCGCTGCCACGGCAGCGGTCCCACCTGCCCGAGCACCTGGGCCAGCGTGCGACCCTCCAGGTACTCCATGGCGATGTAATAGATGCCGTCATCCGTCTGCCCGTAGTCGATGACCGTGACGGTGTTCGGATGGCGCAGCTTGGAGGTCAGCGAGGCTTCGCGCAGGAAGCGCTTCTGGAAGCCTGGGTCTCGGCTGCTGGGGAAGTTCGGATTGAGGACCTTCAGGGCGACCATGCGGTCCAGCGGGGCCTGCAGGGCGCGGTAGACCTTGCCCATGCCGCCAAGGCCCAGGGGTTCCTGGATGCTGAAGCGACCGTTCAGTGTGCGACCGATGAGCGGATCTGGCCCCGGGGCTTCGGCAGGGTTTGGGGAATCACCCTTGATCATTCGTGCCCCCAGGAAGCAAGGAACATGGGTTCTCCGGAAATGCGACAGTCCGGCATCAAACCACAACTGAAAGGTGGGGCACACCCCAGGGGTCAACCCACCACCAGGTCCAGTCAGCGCAGACCCGGCGACAGCAGATGGAAAACGGTGGACGATCCGCTCTTGCCCGCATTGCGTTGCGTTGGAACCCGGATTACCGTTTTTTCACCCGCGGCCCATGTAAAGGCCGGAGTTCCCTGATGGCTGAACCCCCGAACAAGACCGCGGATGTGCATCTGCGCCGCGCCTCGGTGCAGGAGCGCCTGGGGGCGCTCGAGGCCGAGCAGGCGCAGCTGCGCCGCGAGCTGGCGCAGCTGGATGGCGAGGTGCGACTGCCGGGCATGTACCTGACGGTGGAGGCCGCGGGGACGTCCGCGCTGTTGCCGGCGGACTCGGTCCAGGAGGTGGTGCGGTTGGTGGCGCTGGACTCGCTGCCGGGGGCACCCAAGCACGTGGTGGGCTCGTTCATGTACCGGGGGAGTCCCGCGGTGGTGGTGGACGTGGCGCGGCTGTTGGGTGTGCGACGCGAGCCTGACCTCGACTCGCACCTGGTGGTCTGCAAGGGCCAGCGGCTGGTGGCGCTGCTGGTGGATCGCGTGAAGGACCTGGTGGAGGC is a window from the Myxococcaceae bacterium JPH2 genome containing:
- a CDS encoding chemotaxis protein CheW translates to MAEPPNKTADVHLRRASVQERLGALEAEQAQLRRELAQLDGEVRLPGMYLTVEAAGTSALLPADSVQEVVRLVALDSLPGAPKHVVGSFMYRGSPAVVVDVARLLGVRREPDLDSHLVVCKGQRLVALLVDRVKDLVEAPLLVDGAPSGDSVLPWDGTGMMAGLCRTPEGIRPLLRTATVLAGSEGS